GACGCGCGCGACTTCGCCGGCTTCTCGGGCGCCGGTGGACGGTCGCGCCAGTGCCGGCCCGCGTACGTCAGCATGCGGAGTCCGTCCACGGAGTCGGGGATCGCGCCGCCGCAGGTCGTCAGCTCCTTCGGCGTCTGCCACGTGATGCACAGCTCCACGGCCGTGAGCCCGCCGTAGCGCATCTCCCACCGCCCGTCGAACTGCTCGCGCGCGAGCATCCAGCTGTTGCGGGGGTCGAGCGAGTAGCGCCGCCGGATCTCGCGCGCGGTGCCGTCCTCGCGCAGCACGAGCGTCAGCGAGTCGCCGAGCCGCGAGCGGCGGTCGCCATGGTGCCACGCGCCCACCAGCTCCGCGCGCCGCGGCGCGCGCGAGAGCGCGGAGTCCACGACCACCTCGCGCTCGGGCGCCGCGCCCACCGGCACGGGCTCGCCGCCCGCGACGCCGCGCACCCGCTCGGCCACGCGCCACACGGCGTCGCGCGCGGTGGCGACGAACGTCGGCGCGGCGTCGGCGCGGGGCGCGCCCTCGGGCGCACGCACGAGCACCGGCGCGTGCACGTGCACGGTGCCGCTCGCGCCACGCGTCCCGCGCGCGCCGTCCGTACGCTCGGTCTTCCGGCTGCGACGCTCGGCCGACGCCGTCGTGGCGGCGGGCTGCGGCTTCGTGCCGCCGCGGGCCTGCGGCTTCTCCGTGCCGGCCGTGGCGACGACCGCCAGTGCGGCCACGCGCGGCCCGACCGTCGGCGACCACACGAACGCGTGCTCCAGCGACGCCGGGGCCTGTGCACGCGTGACGCCGAGGCGCGACGGCGTCTCGAGCAGGTGCGGCGCGGCCGGCGCCACCTCGCCGCGCGCGGCCCGCGTGGCGCGCGCGCGCGGCAGCTCCTCGCCGCTGCCGGTGGAGCGCACCACGAGCGCGATCGTCGTCGCGGTGAGCGCCGTCGCGCTGGCGACCGCGATGCGGGTGCGCGCCGCGCGGCGCAGCGGCGGCCGCGCGGCCCACGTGGGGGCGTGGTCGGCCGTCACCGGCGCCGCGGTGTCCGCGTCCGTCTCCAGCCGCGCGCGCGAGAAGCGGAGCGTCGTGAGCGCGGTCGTGAGGCGTCCCAGCGCACCGACGCGCGGCGTCGCGGGCGCGCGCCGCGCCTCCTCGACGCGGCGCTCGTGACGGCGGCGCCACGCCGTGAAGTCCATCGGCAGGATCGGCTGGGTCAGCTGCGCGCCGACCGCGCCCGCGTCGGCCCAGCGCGCGCCCGGCGCCTTCTGCAGCATCCGCTCGACGATGTACTGCAGCTCCAGCGGCACCCGCGGCAGCTCCGGCGGCCGCACCGCCTCGATGGGCGGCAGCTCGTCGTGCTGCTGGCGCTGGAGCACGGTCAGCAGCGACTCGCCCTCCCACGGGCGGCGGCCGGCGAGCATCTCCCAGCCGACGAGCCCCAGGCTGTAGAGGTCCGCGCGCCCGTCGAGCGCGCGCCCGTCGATCTGCTCGGGGCTCATGTACGCCGGCGTGCCGATCGCGACGCCCGTCTGCGTGAGCGCCGCGTCCGCGTCCTGCCACCGCGCCACGCCGAAGTCGGCGAGCAGCGCGCGCCCCGTGTAGTCCTCGACGAAGATGTTCTCGGGCTTCACGTCGCGGTGCACGACGCCGCGCGCGTGCGCGAACTCCAGCGCGGCCGCGACGTCGCGCAGGATCGCGGAGGCGTGGTCGGCGTCCAGGGGCCCGACGACGGCCAGCATCTGCTTCAGCGTCTGCCCGGCGACACGCGGCATCTCCAGCGCGAGCCCGTCGCGCAGGTGGTGGATGGCGTGCAGCCGCACGATGTGCGGATGCTCCAGCTGCGCGACGGTGCACGCCTCGCGCGCCAGCCGCGCCAGCGCCTCCGCCGCACGCCCGTCGGCGCGGCCGTGCGGCGCGCGCACGACCTTGAGCGCGACCTCGCGGCCGAGCCGTCGATCGATCGCGTGGTACACGACCGCGCTCCCGCCGCGTCCCAGCTCGCCGAGGATCTCGTAGTCGGCCGCCAGCTCGTCCGGCGCCTCGCAGGAGGCGTCGGGCGTCAGGGACTCGGGGGAGGTGATCTCCGCCGGATCGACGGCGGGAGGGACGCGGGGGGGATCGTCCGGCGGCGGGGCGCCGGGCCGCTCGTCGCGCATGAGGGCAGCCTTCGCGGAGCGCGTGCGGAGGGGGGCGCGCCACGCAACGTCGACGCGGCGCGCGTCATCTATTGCACATGCGTCACGCCGACGCCAGCCCGAGTTTCGCGCGCCGCGTGTCGCACGGCACGGCCCGATGCCGAGCTCTGCGCGCACCGTACCCGATGGCCGCTCCCGCTGCTGCGACAGTGTGCAGCAGCGAGGTCACCTGACCCGCGCCGGGCGGGGCGCCACGCATTACGTTCTGCGGCAGGCGCGGCCGGCAGCGGCCGACGCATCGCACCTCCATCTCCACCGCACGCATGAGCAGCAGCCCCGACGATCTCCACACCTTCGGTGACTCCGCGCAGGCGCTCGAGGCCCAGATCGCCGAGGCCGAGGCGCGCGGCGCGCCGGTGCCACCGGAGGCGCACGCGATGCTCGAGTCGCTGCGGCAGCTCGCGCGCGCGATCGAGGACCTGCAGGCCAGCCTCGGCGTCGAGCCGCCCGCGACGGACGAGGCCGACGCGCCGCGTCCCGACGACGCGCCCGGCGCATGAGCGAGGCGCCGGCCGATCCGAACGTCGCGACGTACGAGTATCCCGGGGACGACGCCGGCTACGGCTGGTGGCGCAACTCGCATCCGCGCGGGTACGTCCTCGGCGTGCGGGCGAAGACGGGGGCGACGCTGCACCGCGTGTCGTGCGCCGAGATCGACCGGGGTCGGCATCCGGGCCGTCTGAACGCGAAGGGGAGTCGGCAGGTGTGCGCCGAGACGACCGCGGCGCTGCGCGCGTGGATCGCGCGCGAGCTGCCGGAGCAGGGGCCGGTGCTGGTCCGCTG
This region of Roseisolibacter agri genomic DNA includes:
- a CDS encoding serine/threonine-protein kinase; translated protein: MRDERPGAPPPDDPPRVPPAVDPAEITSPESLTPDASCEAPDELAADYEILGELGRGGSAVVYHAIDRRLGREVALKVVRAPHGRADGRAAEALARLAREACTVAQLEHPHIVRLHAIHHLRDGLALEMPRVAGQTLKQMLAVVGPLDADHASAILRDVAAALEFAHARGVVHRDVKPENIFVEDYTGRALLADFGVARWQDADAALTQTGVAIGTPAYMSPEQIDGRALDGRADLYSLGLVGWEMLAGRRPWEGESLLTVLQRQQHDELPPIEAVRPPELPRVPLELQYIVERMLQKAPGARWADAGAVGAQLTQPILPMDFTAWRRRHERRVEEARRAPATPRVGALGRLTTALTTLRFSRARLETDADTAAPVTADHAPTWAARPPLRRAARTRIAVASATALTATTIALVVRSTGSGEELPRARATRAARGEVAPAAPHLLETPSRLGVTRAQAPASLEHAFVWSPTVGPRVAALAVVATAGTEKPQARGGTKPQPAATTASAERRSRKTERTDGARGTRGASGTVHVHAPVLVRAPEGAPRADAAPTFVATARDAVWRVAERVRGVAGGEPVPVGAAPEREVVVDSALSRAPRRAELVGAWHHGDRRSRLGDSLTLVLREDGTAREIRRRYSLDPRNSWMLAREQFDGRWEMRYGGLTAVELCITWQTPKELTTCGGAIPDSVDGLRMLTYAGRHWRDRPPAPEKPAKSRASKKRSASRRG